The following are encoded together in the Eulemur rufifrons isolate Redbay chromosome 28, OSU_ERuf_1, whole genome shotgun sequence genome:
- the PLAU gene encoding urokinase-type plasminogen activator isoform X2: protein MNCGCLNGGTCVSYKYFSNIRRCSCPKKFQGEHCEIDTAKTCYQGNGHSYRGKANTDIQGRPCLAWNSNPVFLQTYHAHRPDALRLGLGKHNYCRNPDNQRRPWCYVQVGLKQVVQECNVPDCSVGTKPLSPPEQSGFQCGQKALRPRFKIVGGEFTTIENQPWFAAIYRRHRGGSVGYLCGGSLISPCWVLSATHCFINYPRKEEDYIVYLGRSRLNSETPGEMKFEVEQLILHEDYSADTLAHHNDIALLKIRDRRGQCAQPSRSIQTICLPSMYGDARFGTSCEITGFGKENDTDYIYSEQLKMTVVKLISHQECQQPHYYGSEVTSKMLCAADPQWETDSCQGDSGGPLVCSTQGRLTLTGIVSWGRGCALKDKPGVYTRVSRFLPWIRTHTGEENSL from the exons A TGAACTGTGGCTGTCTGAATGGAGGAACATGTGTGTCCTACAAGTACTTCTCCAACATTCGGCGATGCAGCTGCCCAAAGAAATTCCAAGGGGAGCACTGTGAGATAG ATACAGCAAAAACCTGCTATCAGGGGAATGGTCACTCTTACCGAGGAAAGGCCAACACCGACATCCAGGGCCGACCCTGCCTGGCCTGGAACTCTAACCCTGTCTTTCTGCAAACATACCATGCCCACAGACCTGATGCCCTCCGGCTGGGCCTGGGGAAACACAATTACTGCAG GAACCCAGACAACCAGAGGCGGCCCTGGTGCTACGTGCAGGTTGGCCTAAAGCAGGTTGTCCAAGAGTGCAATGTGCCTGACTGCTCTGTTG GAACAAAGCCCCTCTCTCCTCCAGAACAATCAGGGTTTCAGTGTGGCCAGAAGGCTCTGAGGCCCCGCTTTAAGATTGTCGGGGGAGAATTCACCACCATTGAGAACCAGCCCTGGTTTGCAGCCATCTACAGGAGGCACCGGGGAGGCTCCGTCGGCTATCTGTGCGGAGGCAGCCTCATCAGCCCTTGCTGGGTGCTCAGCGCCACGCACTGCTTCAT TAATTACCCACGGAAGGAGGAGGACTACATCGTCTACCTGGGCCGGTCAAGACTTAACTCTGAAACGCCTGGGGAGATGAAGTTTGAGGTGGAACAGCTCATCCTGCACGAGGACTATAGTGCTGACACACTTGCTCACCATAATGATATTG cCTTGCTGAAGATCCGTGACAGACGGGGCCAGTGTGCGCAGCCATCCCGGTCCATACAGACCATCTGCCTGCCCTCGATGTATGGCGATGCTCGTTTCGGCACAAGCTGTGAGATCACTGGCTTTGGAAAAGAGAATGACA CCGACTATATCTATTCAGAGCAGCTGAAAATGACTGTTGTGAAGCTGATTTCCCACCAGGAGTGCCAGCAGCCCCACTACTATGGCTCTGAAGTCACTTCCAAAATGCTGTGTGCCGCTGACCCACAGTGGGAAACGGATTCCTGCCAG GGAGACTCAGGGGGCCCCCTCGTCTGCTCCACCCAAGGCCGCCTGACTCTGACTGGGATTGTGAGCTGGGGCCGTGGGTGTGCCTTGAAGGACAAGCCGGGTGTCTACACAAGGGTCTCACGATTCCTGCCCTGGATCCGCACTCACACTGGGGAAGAGAACAGCCTCTGA
- the PLAU gene encoding urokinase-type plasminogen activator isoform X1, producing the protein MRVLLACLLLCVLVVSASKGSHELHRVSDALNCGCLNGGTCVSYKYFSNIRRCSCPKKFQGEHCEIDTAKTCYQGNGHSYRGKANTDIQGRPCLAWNSNPVFLQTYHAHRPDALRLGLGKHNYCRNPDNQRRPWCYVQVGLKQVVQECNVPDCSVGTKPLSPPEQSGFQCGQKALRPRFKIVGGEFTTIENQPWFAAIYRRHRGGSVGYLCGGSLISPCWVLSATHCFINYPRKEEDYIVYLGRSRLNSETPGEMKFEVEQLILHEDYSADTLAHHNDIALLKIRDRRGQCAQPSRSIQTICLPSMYGDARFGTSCEITGFGKENDTDYIYSEQLKMTVVKLISHQECQQPHYYGSEVTSKMLCAADPQWETDSCQGDSGGPLVCSTQGRLTLTGIVSWGRGCALKDKPGVYTRVSRFLPWIRTHTGEENSL; encoded by the exons ATGAGAGTCCTGCTGGCGTGCCTGCTCCTCTGCGTCCTGGTCGTGAGTGCCTCCAAA GGCAGCCATGAACTTCATCGGGTGTCTGATGCAT TGAACTGTGGCTGTCTGAATGGAGGAACATGTGTGTCCTACAAGTACTTCTCCAACATTCGGCGATGCAGCTGCCCAAAGAAATTCCAAGGGGAGCACTGTGAGATAG ATACAGCAAAAACCTGCTATCAGGGGAATGGTCACTCTTACCGAGGAAAGGCCAACACCGACATCCAGGGCCGACCCTGCCTGGCCTGGAACTCTAACCCTGTCTTTCTGCAAACATACCATGCCCACAGACCTGATGCCCTCCGGCTGGGCCTGGGGAAACACAATTACTGCAG GAACCCAGACAACCAGAGGCGGCCCTGGTGCTACGTGCAGGTTGGCCTAAAGCAGGTTGTCCAAGAGTGCAATGTGCCTGACTGCTCTGTTG GAACAAAGCCCCTCTCTCCTCCAGAACAATCAGGGTTTCAGTGTGGCCAGAAGGCTCTGAGGCCCCGCTTTAAGATTGTCGGGGGAGAATTCACCACCATTGAGAACCAGCCCTGGTTTGCAGCCATCTACAGGAGGCACCGGGGAGGCTCCGTCGGCTATCTGTGCGGAGGCAGCCTCATCAGCCCTTGCTGGGTGCTCAGCGCCACGCACTGCTTCAT TAATTACCCACGGAAGGAGGAGGACTACATCGTCTACCTGGGCCGGTCAAGACTTAACTCTGAAACGCCTGGGGAGATGAAGTTTGAGGTGGAACAGCTCATCCTGCACGAGGACTATAGTGCTGACACACTTGCTCACCATAATGATATTG cCTTGCTGAAGATCCGTGACAGACGGGGCCAGTGTGCGCAGCCATCCCGGTCCATACAGACCATCTGCCTGCCCTCGATGTATGGCGATGCTCGTTTCGGCACAAGCTGTGAGATCACTGGCTTTGGAAAAGAGAATGACA CCGACTATATCTATTCAGAGCAGCTGAAAATGACTGTTGTGAAGCTGATTTCCCACCAGGAGTGCCAGCAGCCCCACTACTATGGCTCTGAAGTCACTTCCAAAATGCTGTGTGCCGCTGACCCACAGTGGGAAACGGATTCCTGCCAG GGAGACTCAGGGGGCCCCCTCGTCTGCTCCACCCAAGGCCGCCTGACTCTGACTGGGATTGTGAGCTGGGGCCGTGGGTGTGCCTTGAAGGACAAGCCGGGTGTCTACACAAGGGTCTCACGATTCCTGCCCTGGATCCGCACTCACACTGGGGAAGAGAACAGCCTCTGA